A single Arachidicoccus sp. BS20 DNA region contains:
- a CDS encoding oxidoreductase, giving the protein MSKVVLVTGASAGIGKATAKYLAENGYTVYGAARRVEKMNELLSLGIKVIPLDVTHDESMVNAVDEIIKAEGKIDILINNAGFGSYGAVEDVPMSDAKYQLEVNVFGAARLMQLVLPHMRKNGYGKIVNISSIGGKIAFPLGGWYHASKFALEGLSDSLRNEVKQFGIDVIVIEPGGIKSEWGNIAFDSMVKISGNTAYKNMVSKMQKATLKTLDKNPEPILIAKLIKKAIEVKNPKTRYADGYMAKPLLIARKIVSDKMLDKMVMSQMK; this is encoded by the coding sequence ATGAGCAAAGTAGTTTTAGTTACGGGCGCATCCGCAGGCATCGGAAAAGCGACCGCAAAATATCTCGCAGAAAACGGTTACACGGTTTACGGCGCAGCACGCAGGGTAGAAAAGATGAATGAACTTTTGTCTTTGGGCATCAAAGTAATCCCGCTCGATGTTACGCACGATGAATCGATGGTAAATGCCGTTGATGAAATTATCAAAGCCGAAGGAAAAATTGATATACTCATCAACAACGCAGGCTTCGGCTCTTACGGCGCGGTGGAAGACGTGCCGATGAGCGATGCGAAATATCAGCTCGAAGTAAATGTTTTTGGCGCAGCGCGATTGATGCAATTGGTGTTACCGCACATGCGGAAAAACGGTTACGGAAAAATCGTGAACATTTCTTCCATCGGCGGGAAAATTGCGTTCCCGCTCGGCGGTTGGTATCATGCAAGTAAGTTTGCATTGGAAGGCTTGAGCGATAGTTTGAGAAACGAAGTGAAACAATTCGGCATTGATGTAATAGTGATTGAACCGGGCGGAATAAAATCCGAATGGGGCAATATTGCGTTCGACAGTATGGTAAAAATTTCCGGCAATACAGCATATAAAAATATGGTAAGCAAAATGCAGAAAGCTACCCTCAAAACACTGGACAAAAACCCCGAGCCGATACTCATTGCGAAGCTGATTAAAAAAGCTATTGAAGTCAAAAATCCGAAAACAAGATATGCCGACGGTTATATGGCAAAACCATTGTTGATTGCACGAAAAATCGTGTCCGATAAGATGTTGGACAAAATGGTTATGAGTCAAATGAAATAA
- a CDS encoding helix-turn-helix domain-containing protein codes for MDNNYFHYNLLYSCEYQQKRGHEQFVEEHALGYLISGESKFFTNEGTFVAKEGTIGLLRKNQLVKSLKLPSESGQPFKSINIFLDQETLRKYASANNIGKVEPYAGATMIDLSNNIFLKGYFESLIPYVENPQKLTQKIAELKTNEAIELLLQTNPSLKSFLFDFQEPHKIDLEAYMNRNYHYNVPLKNFAKLTGRSLATFKRDFQKIFSLSPEKWLQQKRLQLAHYLIAEKHQKPSEVYLEVGFENLSHFSDSFKKMFGYNASSLNIGK; via the coding sequence ATGGACAACAATTATTTTCATTATAACCTTTTATATTCCTGCGAATATCAACAAAAACGCGGGCATGAGCAGTTTGTGGAAGAACACGCTTTGGGTTATTTGATTTCGGGCGAATCAAAATTTTTTACCAATGAAGGAACTTTTGTTGCGAAAGAAGGAACGATTGGTTTGCTGCGCAAAAATCAGTTGGTGAAGTCTTTGAAATTGCCGTCCGAAAGCGGACAACCATTTAAGTCTATCAACATTTTTCTCGACCAGGAAACTTTGAGAAAATATGCATCGGCAAACAACATTGGCAAAGTTGAACCGTACGCAGGCGCAACAATGATTGATTTGTCAAACAATATTTTTCTGAAAGGATATTTTGAATCGTTGATTCCTTATGTGGAAAATCCGCAAAAACTCACGCAAAAAATTGCCGAACTGAAAACCAATGAAGCCATTGAATTGTTGTTGCAAACAAATCCTTCATTAAAAAGTTTTCTATTCGATTTTCAGGAGCCGCACAAGATAGATTTAGAAGCGTACATGAACCGCAATTATCATTACAACGTTCCATTGAAAAATTTTGCAAAGCTTACTGGACGCAGTCTCGCCACGTTCAAGCGCGATTTTCAAAAAATATTTTCCCTTTCGCCCGAAAAATGGTTACAGCAAAAACGCCTGCAACTGGCGCATTATCTTATTGCTGAAAAACACCAGAAACCTTCGGAAGTTTACTTGGAAGTAGGCTTTGAAAATCTGTCTCATTTTTCCGATTCGTTTAAAAAAATGTTTGGGTATAATGCGAGTAGTTTGAACATTGGAAAGTAA